The Candidatus Cloacimonadota bacterium genome includes a region encoding these proteins:
- a CDS encoding D-glycerate dehydrogenase: MKPKIFVTRLLPKPAMELLETTFEVKVNPHDRVLTKDEILEGTKWCDILLCLLTDTIDAEIIKCNPKLKAIVNYAVGFNNIDVKTATKLKIPVTNTPGVLTETTADLTWSLIMSVSRNLYKSEKFLRDGNFKGWGPMLLLGSDIHGKTLGIIGAGRIGTAVAKRAVGFDMKIIYTDINEMKVDFPVEKISLDELLKEADYVTIHVPLLPETKHLIGERELKLMKNSAYLINSARGPIVDEKVLAKALKEGWIGGAGLDVYENEPEVEPELLECENAVLLPHLGSATWETRTNMGLIAAKNAIAISEGKIPPQIVNQEIYE; the protein is encoded by the coding sequence GTGAAACCAAAAATCTTTGTAACCCGACTTCTTCCCAAACCAGCGATGGAACTGCTGGAGACGACTTTCGAAGTAAAAGTAAATCCCCATGATCGCGTTCTAACTAAAGATGAGATTCTGGAAGGTACAAAATGGTGCGACATCCTGCTCTGTCTGCTCACAGATACCATCGATGCAGAGATAATCAAATGTAATCCGAAATTGAAAGCAATTGTAAATTATGCGGTTGGCTTCAATAACATCGATGTTAAAACCGCAACCAAACTGAAAATACCAGTTACAAATACCCCCGGTGTTCTTACCGAAACTACTGCTGATCTGACCTGGTCACTTATCATGTCTGTTTCACGCAATTTGTACAAATCTGAAAAGTTTCTACGTGATGGCAATTTCAAAGGTTGGGGACCAATGCTGCTTCTGGGAAGTGATATTCACGGCAAAACTCTGGGAATTATCGGCGCTGGTAGGATTGGAACAGCAGTAGCAAAACGAGCAGTCGGTTTTGACATGAAAATAATTTATACTGATATTAACGAAATGAAAGTAGATTTCCCAGTTGAAAAAATATCTCTGGATGAATTGCTGAAAGAAGCAGATTACGTTACCATACACGTTCCATTGCTTCCCGAAACAAAACATCTGATTGGAGAAAGAGAGCTGAAATTGATGAAAAATTCAGCTTATCTGATAAATTCTGCACGTGGTCCGATAGTTGATGAAAAAGTTTTGGCAAAAGCATTAAAAGAAGGCTGGATAGGAGGAGCAGGATTAGATGTTTATGAAAATGAACCGGAAGTAGAACCTGAACTTCTGGAATGTGAAAATGCTGTACTTCTGCCCCATCTGGGAAGTGCAACCTGGGAAACCAGAACCAACATGGGTTTGATCGCAGCTAAAAATGCCATTGCTATTTCTGAAGGTAAAATTCCACCCCAAATTGTAAATCAAGAAATATATGAGTGA
- the obgE gene encoding GTPase ObgE, with protein sequence MFIDYSRIKVQSGKGGNGCVSFRREKFVAKGGPDGGDGGKGGDVIAVGNENINTLVAFRYNKLFKAKSGQHGQGSNRTGATGENIYLDLPLGTILFDITDGKHDRIGEVIEHGQEIVLAEGGNGGRGNARFKSATNRAPRTAKPGGNAELKEIELELKLMADVGLVGFPNAGKSTLLSKLSDAHPKIANYKFTTLEPSLGVVQVSDYESFVMADIPGIIEGAHDGKGLGDQFLRHIQRTRTLLFLIDINSNDPFQDYQVLKKELHMYDPFLDKKPHLIVLSKMDTLPEEDKNEMLKLLTREFETNLHEHVYSISSTSGENLNKLKRTLFEMIRKVDKE encoded by the coding sequence ATGTTCATAGATTATTCGAGAATAAAAGTGCAATCCGGAAAAGGCGGCAATGGCTGCGTAAGTTTCCGGCGCGAGAAATTCGTAGCCAAAGGCGGACCAGACGGTGGTGACGGTGGCAAAGGTGGCGATGTTATCGCTGTGGGAAATGAAAATATAAACACCCTGGTAGCCTTCAGATACAATAAACTTTTCAAAGCAAAAAGTGGTCAACACGGACAGGGCAGCAACAGAACCGGAGCTACCGGAGAAAATATTTATTTAGACCTTCCGCTGGGAACAATTCTCTTCGATATTACCGACGGAAAACACGACAGAATTGGTGAAGTCATTGAACACGGACAAGAAATTGTGTTGGCAGAAGGTGGCAATGGGGGAAGGGGAAATGCTCGTTTTAAAAGTGCTACAAATCGTGCGCCCAGAACTGCCAAGCCAGGTGGAAATGCTGAGCTGAAAGAAATTGAATTGGAATTGAAATTGATGGCTGATGTCGGATTGGTCGGTTTTCCAAATGCCGGAAAATCAACTCTACTCAGCAAATTAAGTGATGCGCATCCCAAAATTGCCAATTACAAATTCACGACTTTAGAACCATCTCTGGGCGTTGTTCAGGTTAGCGATTATGAATCTTTCGTGATGGCAGATATTCCCGGAATCATCGAAGGTGCTCATGATGGAAAAGGATTGGGAGATCAATTCCTGCGTCATATTCAAAGAACCAGAACTCTGCTTTTCCTGATAGATATAAATTCCAACGATCCATTCCAAGATTATCAAGTTCTAAAGAAAGAACTGCACATGTACGACCCCTTCCTGGATAAAAAACCACACCTGATAGTATTAAGCAAAATGGACACTCTCCCCGAAGAGGATAAAAATGAAATGCTGAAACTACTCACACGGGAATTCGAAACAAATCTGCATGAACATGTTTATTCAATTTCATCGACCAGTGGTGAAAATCTAAATAAACTGAAAAGAACACTTTTTGAGATGATAAGAAAAGTTGATAAGGAATAA